A stretch of the Sulfurospirillum sp. UCH001 genome encodes the following:
- a CDS encoding fatty acid--CoA ligase: MLSYPYQNFYEVMEANAKNAPKKAAIFIDDRKVTYAKLKQNIDTFARFLEFSGIRSGDRVAMIVGNSEEFVVSLFAITKIGAIAVPLNTFLKKEEFEYILNDCGARMLISSASFANETKNLLDTTKIEKIVWTDKYDNLDERNYSFTEIDASLETHERLAKSPRLDDLACIVYTSGTTGKPKGAMLSYRNFFSNAIAGSISFQITEKDRFIVFLPMFHSFTLSIMVLLPMFTCSSIVIVRSVFPFANVLKQTLLKQVTIFLGVPTLYNALLKAKIPWYFMWFNKVRIFISGSAPLSEQSLNEFNAKFKKATLLEGYGLSECSPAVSVNRLDRQKALSVGLPLPSYEVKIVNEEMMEVKTGEVGEIMVKGDCVMQGYLNHADATDETIMNGWLLTGDLGKKDEDGFIYIVDRKKDLIISKGINIYPREIEEVIYKYEGVDAVAVIGLRDETKDEDVLAFIQPKEGVELQEMELRQYLKKHLANFKLPKHIYFVEELPKNATGKVLKRVLKEKVQAGGFLRKK; this comes from the coding sequence ATGTTAAGTTATCCGTATCAGAACTTTTATGAGGTCATGGAGGCAAATGCCAAAAATGCCCCTAAAAAGGCAGCTATTTTTATAGATGATCGCAAAGTAACGTATGCAAAGCTCAAGCAAAACATCGATACTTTTGCGCGTTTTTTAGAATTTAGCGGGATTAGAAGCGGAGACAGAGTTGCCATGATTGTTGGCAACTCTGAAGAGTTTGTTGTCTCCTTGTTTGCCATTACAAAAATTGGTGCTATTGCTGTTCCTTTAAATACCTTTTTGAAAAAAGAGGAGTTTGAATACATTCTGAATGATTGTGGTGCACGTATGCTCATTTCATCGGCTTCATTCGCCAATGAGACTAAAAATCTACTTGATACTACAAAAATTGAGAAAATTGTTTGGACAGATAAATACGACAATTTAGATGAGCGCAATTATAGTTTTACAGAAATTGATGCAAGTCTTGAGACACATGAACGTTTAGCAAAAAGCCCTCGTTTAGATGATTTAGCGTGTATCGTCTATACATCAGGAACAACAGGTAAACCTAAAGGGGCAATGCTCTCTTATCGAAACTTTTTTTCTAATGCTATTGCTGGTTCGATCTCATTTCAAATCACAGAAAAAGATCGTTTTATTGTCTTTTTACCAATGTTCCATTCATTTACGCTCTCTATTATGGTACTTCTTCCTATGTTTACATGTTCAAGCATTGTAATTGTTCGCTCTGTTTTTCCTTTTGCGAATGTTCTTAAACAAACACTTCTAAAACAAGTAACAATCTTTTTAGGAGTCCCTACGCTTTACAATGCCCTTTTAAAGGCAAAAATTCCATGGTATTTTATGTGGTTTAACAAGGTGCGTATTTTTATTTCTGGGAGTGCCCCACTCAGTGAGCAATCTTTGAATGAATTCAACGCTAAATTTAAAAAAGCAACGCTTTTAGAAGGCTATGGTCTGAGTGAGTGTTCACCTGCTGTTTCAGTCAATCGCCTCGATCGTCAAAAAGCACTTTCTGTTGGATTACCACTTCCAAGTTATGAAGTCAAAATTGTGAATGAAGAGATGATGGAAGTGAAAACAGGAGAAGTGGGCGAAATTATGGTTAAGGGTGATTGTGTTATGCAAGGCTATCTTAATCATGCAGATGCAACGGATGAAACTATTATGAATGGATGGCTCTTAACAGGCGATTTGGGTAAAAAAGATGAAGACGGTTTTATTTACATTGTTGATCGCAAAAAAGACCTTATTATTTCAAAAGGTATCAATATCTATCCAAGGGAAATTGAAGAGGTTATTTATAAATACGAAGGTGTTGATGCGGTTGCCGTTATTGGGCTTAGAGATGAAACAAAAGATGAAGACGTTCTAGCATTTATCCAACCAAAAGAAGGAGTTGAGCTCCAAGAAATGGAATTGCGCCAGTATCTTAAAAAACATTTGGCAAATTTCAAGTTACCTAAACACATTTACTTTGTTGAAGAGCTTCCAAAAAATGCAACAGGTAAAGTTTTAAAGCGTGTATTAAAGGAAAAAGTACAAGCAGGCGGATTTTTACGTAAAAAATAG